CCACGCGGCCGGGCATGGCGGCGGGCTCGAGCGGCACCACCGAATCGAGCGCGCCCTGGCAGATGACCATGCCGCCGGAGTGCTGGCCCAGATGCCGCGGGCGGTCCTGCACCGCGCGGTAGAGCTCGAAGAATCGGCGGATGCGGGGATGCCCCAGGTCGAGCCCGGCGTCGCGGAAGCGGCGCTCGGCGGTGTCGGCGGGATCGCAGAACTCCCAGGCGCCGGCCAGGCGCGAGAGCCGCGCCAGCGTCTCCGGGTCGAAGCCCAGCACCTTGCCTACCTCGCGCGCCGCCGAGCGCCCGCGGTAAGTGATGACGTTGGCGGTCATGGCCGCGCCCCGCTCTCCGTAGCGCCGGTAGACGTGCTGGATCACGCGCTCGCGCTGCTCGCCCGAGGGCAGGTCGAGGTCAATGTCCGGCCACTCGCCGCGCTCCTCCGAAAGGAAGCGCTCGAAGAGCAGCTCCATGGCGATGGGATCCACGGCGGTGATGCCGAGGGAGTAGCAGACGGCGCTGTTGGCCGCCGAGCCGCGCCCCTGCACCAGGATGCCCTGCTCGCGGCAGAAGCAGATGAGGTCCCAGACGATCAGGAAGTATCCGGCCAGGTCGAGCTTCTCGATCAGCGCCAGCTCGCGCTCGATCTGCCGCCGCGCCCGGCCCGAGTAGGGACGGTAGCGCGCCCGCGCGCCCTCCTCCGTGCGTTGGCGCAGGAACGACATCATGGTCTCGCCCTCGGGCACGGGATACCTGGGGAACTGGTAGCCCAGGTCGGCGAGCGTGAACTGGAGCCGCGCGGAAAGCTCGGCGGTGTTGGCGATGGCTTCCGGCAGGTCGGCGAACAGGCGCGCCATCTCCGCCGGCGTCTTCAGGTGGCGCTCTGAGTTGCGCGCCAGCAGGCGCCCCGCGGTCTCGAGCGTCCGGTGATGGCGGATGGCGGTGAAGACGTCGAGTAGCGGGCGCTGGGCGGCGGTCGCATACTCCACGCCGTTGGTCGCGACGAGCGGCAGACCGAGCGTGTGCGCCAGTTGTGCCGCAGCCGAGTTGCGCGCCGCCTCCTGGCGGTCGAAGTGGTGCTGCAATTCGACGTACAGGTTGCCGCGCCCGAAGATCTCTTCCAGCTCCTGCAAACAGCGGCGGCCTTCTTCCAGACCTCCGCGGTCGAGCGCCGCCGCCAGCGGACCGTCGCCGCCACCGCTCAGGCAGATGAGCCCGCGCGCGTGCCCGGCCAGCTCTTCTGCCGTGGCCACGCACTCGCCGTGCTTGGGGACGCGCAGCTTCATGCGCGTGATCAGCCGGCAGAGGTTCTGGTAGCCCTCGAGGCTCGCCCCCAGAAGCGGAAGGCGGGATTCACCACGGAGACACGGAGTCACGGAGTTGAATCCATTCTTTTTGTTTTTCTCCGTGTCGGAGCCTGCCCTGAGCGAAGTCGAAGGGTGCCTCCGTGGTGAAAAGAAATCGCGGACAGTGATTTCGCTTCCGATGTGCGCCCGCACACCCGCCTTCTTCGCGGCCAGGTGGAAGCGCGGCGCGCCATAGACGCCGTCGCGGTCCGCGAGCGCCATGGCCGGCATGCCGGCGGCGGCGCAGGCGTCCACCAGTTCTTCCGGTAGGGCAGCGCCCTCCAGAAAGCTGAAAGCGGAGCGGGCGTGCAGTTCGATGTATTGAGTCATTCAGTCATTCACCCATTGCCCTTACCGGTTTGGTTTTTCAATGATTCAATGACTCAATCGCTCAATGGCAAAATCCCATCAGTCATAGCTGCCCTCTACGAACCACGCCCCGCTGTCGAGGTCGCGATAGATCCGGCAGAGGATCATGCTCGCGGCATCTTGGGCAGGCTGGGGCGCTAGAACCACGTCCCACTCATCGCGCGCCCAGCCCTCGCCCGTCCACCACTCGCCGGAGGTGCGCCAGGGTCCGGCCAGGTCCACCACCCTGCCGCGCAGCGGGCCGAAGCGGACCTCGGCCGGGCGTCCGGCGCGCGTCTCCACCTGGGCACGGCGCGGCGGGCGGAAGCGCCGAAGCGCCAGCTTTTTTGCGTTTTGCATTTTTAATCTCGCATTTTGAATCGCGCCCTGCGCTGTTACGCCGCCGAACTTCACGGTGCGGAAGGCATCCGGCCGGTGCGTATCCATCAGCTCCGCTGAGCCCACCTGCTCCTCGCCCACCACGCCCGCCAGTCGCGCCAGCGTGAGTTCCAGCTTTTCCGGCGGGGGCGAGAGCGGGGCGAACAATCCGCCCTGCGGCGGACGCGGCTTGGCGGGCGCGACGGCCAGCGTGATCTTTACCACCGGTGCGCCGGGGGGATGCGCCTCCAGATCGAGTTGCAGGAGCTTCAGCAGCGTCTTTGAATCCGTCGTGGGAAGAGGGAAGTGCAAACTGCGCTGGTGGGCTGCGGCGGTGCCTTCCAGTTGCAGCCTCAGCCGCAGCTCTTGGATGGCCAGCGCGCGCGCCGCCAGCCGCGCGCAGAGCCGCTCCAGCATCCGGTTCAGAAGAAAGGCCAGCGGCTCGAGCAGCACCACAGGATGCTCCAGCTCCACGCTCTCTTCAAACTCCAGCGGCTCCTCCACCGGGACTAGCGGCCGCGCCGCCGCGCCCCGCGCCAGCGTCTGCAGGCGCAGCCCCTCCGGCCCCAGACGCTCCGCGAGCGCGACGGAAGGCAGCGCGGCCAGGGCACGAAAGGTGCGCACACCCCAGCGGTCGAAGGTTTCGAGAATCTGCTGCGCCGCCTCCGCATGCGGATCGAGGAAGAGCGCCTCCAGCGGCAGCGGGCCGAGTCGCTCGGCCTCGCGGCCTGCGGGAACGAAGGTGACGCCGGAGAAGCTGCGGGCAGCGTGCACGGCAGCGTCCGGGTTCGAGGCCACGGCGACGCGCGATTCGAGCCCCAACTCGCGCGCGCGCCGTGCCAGCTCGTGGGCCATCTTCTGCGGCGGGCCGAAGAGCGGCTCCAGGCCGGCCAGGTCCAGCAGCAACGTGTCTGCGGCTGCTTCTTCCACGCGCGGCGAGAAGGCCTGCGCGCATTCGAGCAACGCCCGATGCGCCGCGGCTTCGAGCGCCGGCGAGCGCGGCCGCAGCGCCAACCCCGGCATCGGTTCCGCTTCGAGCTCCGACATCCCCGCCTCGATCCCGGCGGCGCGCGCCTTCGAGTTGGCGGCGACCACCTTCACCAGCGGCGGAGTCCCATCCACAATCGCGACCTTGGATCCGTACAGTCGCAGCTCGGCGCGCACCACCGCTTCCACCAGAAAGTCGGGGACGTAGATGGCGGCGAAGAACATGAGAGGAGCCGGGTCATAAGTCGGTTGCGAATGCCGCTTTCATCCCGCTCCCTGGGCGCCGGGCAGAGGCGGAGCGCGCCATCTCGACGGCGACGGAGAATCCGCCCAGCAGCCGCGCGTGTGCCGGCAGCTCCGGCGACGCAGTGGGCGCGGTGGCTTCGAGCTTCAGTGTGAGCGCGGCGCAGGTTCCGGTGAGGGCTTCCTGCGTCAGCAGCAGCAGCGCCGCCGGCGTCTCTTCCACCGCCCGGCGGAAGCGGAACCATGAGGTCAGAGGGACGTGCCGCGCCGTCGCCGCGGGAACATCGCCCAGGTCCAGCGCCACCAGCCCGAAGCCTCCCGCCTGGAGCACGAGGTCGGCGGCCCGCAAGGCACGATCCACATTGCCAAGAGTTTTGTCGTTGTTTTTGCCGCCGGCCGCCGGCTGCCGGCTGCTTGCTTCCTTTCCACACCTCACCCAAAGCAGGCACCCCAGCTCCACACCCGCAGCGGCAGCCGACGCCGGATTGAAGCAGTCGTCCGCGTCCACCAGGGCGCAGAGCTCCTGGCGCTGGGTGAACTCGGCGAGCAGGGAGAGCAACAGCGCGGTGCGCCCCGACGACCCCGGCCCGTAGACCTCGGTAAGCGCCCCCCGCGGCAGGCCGCCGGTGAGGGCGTCCACCTCCGGGATCCCGGTGGGCGCCGTCTGCGCGGCAGGCTTCTGCCGCCAGCCCAGCGGAGCAGGGAAGCGCCCTCCCAGGCGCTCTTCCACCCGGGTTTCGATGAGGGCACGAAGCTCTGCCGCCGGCATTGGGATATCCCTCGGAAAGGCCTGTCGAAAGGGGAGTTGGACGGAAGGGACAGGCGTCCCCTCCGCTCTACTTTCGCTTTTTATTCTCCTAAAATTAGTCTGCTACACAAGCCGGGAGGCTGTCAAGAGGGATTCTGGGACGATTTTGAAGCACAAAAACTTGTGCCATTCGCGCCGCCCGTGATAAAAAGCCCTCCTCTTTACTCCCTATCCCCCAAACGCGACACACCCAGGGAGTGGATGAAACACAAGCCGACAGCCGCAGGGCTGTCTCCGAGAGGCGCTATGCTGGAAACCCTCGACCTGAAGAAGAAGCTATCGAAGCCGAGCTACAGCAAGGCCATGACCGAGCTGCAGGAGAGCCTGCGCAAGCTGCAGTATGCCGCCCAGGAGGCGGAGCTGCCGGTCATCATCTGCCTGGAAGGCTGGGACACGGCGGGCAAAGGGCAGGCGATCAAGAAGCTCACCGAGAAGCTGGACCCGCGGCTGTTCCGCGTGCATTCCGGCTCACCGCCTTCGGCCCTGGAGCGGCGCTATCACTTCCTGTGGCGCTACCAGGTGGTCCTGCCCAACGACGGCGAGATGGCGGTCTTCGACCACTCCTGGTACGGCCGGGTGCTGGTAGAGCGCTGCGACAAGCTGGCCAAGAAGAAGCTGTGGCGCGAGGCCTACCAGCAGATCAACGAGTTCGAGCGCTGGCTGGCCGACGATGGCCAGGTGCTGATCAAGTTCTGGATGCACATCTCCAAGAAGGAGCAGAAGAAGCGCTTCCGCGAGTGCCAGGCCGACCCGCTGCTGCGCTGGAAGATCACCAAGGAGTACAAGCGGCATCACCGGCAGTACGACCGCTGGCTGACGGCGGTGGAGGAGATGCTGGCCAAGACGCACACCGCGCACGCGCCCTGGACGGTGGTGGAAGCCAACGACCTGCGCTGGGCACGCGTGAAGCTCTGCCAGGTGCTGGTGAAGAAGATGGAGGAGGCGCTGGCACGGCGCAAAGCGCTGCCCGCCGCCGTCTCACGCACCGCGGCCGCCAGGGCCGCCACCAAGGAAGCTCGCGCCGCCCTCGCCGTGACGGATTCCGCACGCGCCCGCGCCGAGGAGCGCAAGGAGGAGGTCGCCCATGCTTGAGAAACTGGACATGAACCGGAAGCTCTCGGAGAAGCAGTACGACGAGCAGATCAGCGCCGTGCAGGTGCGCCTGCGCGAACTGGAGTTCGAGGTCTTCAAACAGCAGATCCCGGTGCTGTGCATGTTCGAGGGCTGGGACGCGGCGGGCAAGGGCGGCGCCATCAAGCGCGTCACCGAGATGCTCGACCCGCGCGGCTACACCGTCTCCTCCTACGCCGCTCCCCGCGGCGATGAGAAGAGCCATCACTACCTGTGGCGCTTCTGGCGCAACCTGCCGCGCGCCGGCCACATGGGCATCTTCGACCGCACTTATTACGGGCGCGTCCTGGTGGAGCGAGTGGAGAAGTTCTGCCACGAGGACGAGTGGCGCCGCGCCTACAGCGAGATCAACGAGTTCGAATC
The nucleotide sequence above comes from Terriglobales bacterium. Encoded proteins:
- a CDS encoding DNA polymerase Y family protein, coding for MFFAAIYVPDFLVEAVVRAELRLYGSKVAIVDGTPPLVKVVAANSKARAAGIEAGMSELEAEPMPGLALRPRSPALEAAAHRALLECAQAFSPRVEEAAADTLLLDLAGLEPLFGPPQKMAHELARRARELGLESRVAVASNPDAAVHAARSFSGVTFVPAGREAERLGPLPLEALFLDPHAEAAQQILETFDRWGVRTFRALAALPSVALAERLGPEGLRLQTLARGAAARPLVPVEEPLEFEESVELEHPVVLLEPLAFLLNRMLERLCARLAARALAIQELRLRLQLEGTAAAHQRSLHFPLPTTDSKTLLKLLQLDLEAHPPGAPVVKITLAVAPAKPRPPQGGLFAPLSPPPEKLELTLARLAGVVGEEQVGSAELMDTHRPDAFRTVKFGGVTAQGAIQNARLKMQNAKKLALRRFRPPRRAQVETRAGRPAEVRFGPLRGRVVDLAGPWRTSGEWWTGEGWARDEWDVVLAPQPAQDAASMILCRIYRDLDSGAWFVEGSYD